The following coding sequences are from one Triticum aestivum cultivar Chinese Spring chromosome 5A, IWGSC CS RefSeq v2.1, whole genome shotgun sequence window:
- the LOC123102836 gene encoding probable L-ascorbate peroxidase 6, chloroplastic/mitochondrial isoform X1 translates to MAVHHLLRRGISGGSPLHPLRGLLVSQELGRRQASSAAAGDAVAELRGAREDVKQLLKEKSCHPILVRLGWHDAGTYDKNINEWPKCGGANGSLRFEIELKHSANAGLVNALKLIQAIKDKYAGVTYADLFQLASATAVEEAGGPKIPMIYGRVDVSAPEQCPPEGRLPAAGPSSPAEHLREVFYRMGLNDKEIVALSGAHTLGRSRPERSGWGKPETKYTKNGPGAPGGQSWTSQWLKFDNSYFKDVKERRDEDLLVLPTDAVLFEDSSFKIYAEKYAEDQDTFFEDYAEAHAKLSNLGSKFDPPKGVSLD, encoded by the exons ATGGCCGTTCACCACCTCCTCCGCCGCGGGATCTCTGGTGGGTCTCCCCTCCACCCTCTGCGCGGCCTCCTCGTATCGCAG GAGCTCGGTCGGCGTcaggcgagctcggcggcggcgggggacgCGGTGGCCGAGCTGAGGGGCGCGCGGGAGGACGTCAAGCAGCTGCTGAAGGAGAAGTCCTGCCATCCCATCCTG GTTCGCTTGGGTTGGCATGACGCTGGTACTTATGACAAGAACATTAATGAGTGGCCCAAGTGTGGTGGAGCTAATGGTAGCTTGAGGTTTGAAATTGAGTTAAAGCATTCGGCTAATGCTG GTCTTGTGAATGCTTTGAAACTTATTCAAGCCATCAAGGACAAATATGCAGGTGTTACTTATGCGGATCTGTTTCAGCTTGCCAGTGCTACAGCCGTTGAG GAAGCTGGTGGCCCCAAAATCCCCATGATCTATGGAAGGGTTGATGTTTCTGCCCCTGAACAATGCCCACCAGAGGGGAGACTCCCTG CTGCTGGTCCGTCTTCACCTGCTGAACATTTGCGAGAAGTATTCTACAGAATGGGCCTGAATGACAAG GAAATTGTTGCATTGTCAGGAGCACACACACTTGGACGATCAAGACCAGAGCGCAGCGGCTGGGGTAAACCTGAAACAAAATACACT AAAAATGGACCTGGTGCACCTGGGGGGCAATCTTGGACATCACAGTGGCTCAAGTTTGATAACAGCTATTTCAAG GATGTCAAAGAACGACGAGACGAGGACCTCCTAGTTCTGCCTACTGATGCTGTGCTCTTTGAGGATTCATCATTCAAG ATTTATGCTGAAAAGTATGCTGAGGATCAGGATACATTTTTTGAAGACTACGCTGAAGCTCATGCTAAATTGAGCAATCTGGGGTCTAAGTTTGACCCTCCTAAG GGTGTATCACTAGACTAG
- the LOC123102836 gene encoding probable L-ascorbate peroxidase 6, chloroplastic/mitochondrial isoform X2 has protein sequence MAVHHLLRRGISGGSPLHPLRGLLVSQASSAAAGDAVAELRGAREDVKQLLKEKSCHPILVRLGWHDAGTYDKNINEWPKCGGANGSLRFEIELKHSANAGLVNALKLIQAIKDKYAGVTYADLFQLASATAVEEAGGPKIPMIYGRVDVSAPEQCPPEGRLPAAGPSSPAEHLREVFYRMGLNDKEIVALSGAHTLGRSRPERSGWGKPETKYTKNGPGAPGGQSWTSQWLKFDNSYFKDVKERRDEDLLVLPTDAVLFEDSSFKIYAEKYAEDQDTFFEDYAEAHAKLSNLGSKFDPPKGVSLD, from the exons ATGGCCGTTCACCACCTCCTCCGCCGCGGGATCTCTGGTGGGTCTCCCCTCCACCCTCTGCGCGGCCTCCTCGTATCGCAG gcgagctcggcggcggcgggggacgCGGTGGCCGAGCTGAGGGGCGCGCGGGAGGACGTCAAGCAGCTGCTGAAGGAGAAGTCCTGCCATCCCATCCTG GTTCGCTTGGGTTGGCATGACGCTGGTACTTATGACAAGAACATTAATGAGTGGCCCAAGTGTGGTGGAGCTAATGGTAGCTTGAGGTTTGAAATTGAGTTAAAGCATTCGGCTAATGCTG GTCTTGTGAATGCTTTGAAACTTATTCAAGCCATCAAGGACAAATATGCAGGTGTTACTTATGCGGATCTGTTTCAGCTTGCCAGTGCTACAGCCGTTGAG GAAGCTGGTGGCCCCAAAATCCCCATGATCTATGGAAGGGTTGATGTTTCTGCCCCTGAACAATGCCCACCAGAGGGGAGACTCCCTG CTGCTGGTCCGTCTTCACCTGCTGAACATTTGCGAGAAGTATTCTACAGAATGGGCCTGAATGACAAG GAAATTGTTGCATTGTCAGGAGCACACACACTTGGACGATCAAGACCAGAGCGCAGCGGCTGGGGTAAACCTGAAACAAAATACACT AAAAATGGACCTGGTGCACCTGGGGGGCAATCTTGGACATCACAGTGGCTCAAGTTTGATAACAGCTATTTCAAG GATGTCAAAGAACGACGAGACGAGGACCTCCTAGTTCTGCCTACTGATGCTGTGCTCTTTGAGGATTCATCATTCAAG ATTTATGCTGAAAAGTATGCTGAGGATCAGGATACATTTTTTGAAGACTACGCTGAAGCTCATGCTAAATTGAGCAATCTGGGGTCTAAGTTTGACCCTCCTAAG GGTGTATCACTAGACTAG